From the genome of Candidatus Hadarchaeales archaeon, one region includes:
- the ilvC gene encoding ketol-acid reductoisomerase, producing the protein MAKIYYDKDADLSILKDKTIAIIGYGNQGHAQANNLRDSGCRVIIGSIRDASYEQAVRDGFEVYSISEAAEIGDIVHMLIPDEYQAEVYNRDIAKHMKHGKALCFSHGFNIHFKQIVPPKDVDVIMIAPKGPGALVRRMYLQGSGVPGLLAVEQDASGMAKQIALALAKGVGLTRIGVIETTFKEEVETDLFGEQVVLCGGVTELIKAGFETLVEAGYQPEVAYFECLNELKLIVDLIYEHGIEGMWKAVSNTAEYGGRTRGPRIIDSHVRETIMKILKDIQSGDFAREWVEEAKKGIPTLKRMREEGKEHLIEKVGRELRKWAGIEK; encoded by the coding sequence TTGGCAAAAATATATTATGACAAGGATGCGGATTTGAGTATCCTAAAGGACAAGACTATTGCGATTATAGGTTATGGAAATCAGGGACATGCGCAGGCGAACAATCTGCGCGATTCCGGTTGCAGGGTTATAATCGGAAGCATAAGAGATGCGAGTTATGAGCAAGCTGTCCGCGATGGTTTTGAAGTCTATTCGATTTCGGAAGCGGCTGAAATCGGAGATATTGTCCACATGCTGATTCCAGATGAATATCAGGCCGAGGTTTACAACAGGGACATAGCAAAACACATGAAACACGGGAAAGCTCTCTGCTTTAGTCATGGGTTTAACATTCATTTCAAGCAGATCGTTCCCCCCAAAGACGTCGATGTTATAATGATCGCTCCAAAGGGACCGGGCGCTCTTGTTCGTCGTATGTATCTTCAGGGAAGCGGAGTTCCGGGCTTGCTTGCCGTTGAACAGGATGCAAGCGGTATGGCTAAACAGATCGCTCTGGCACTGGCGAAGGGCGTGGGCTTGACTCGCATAGGCGTTATTGAGACGACCTTCAAGGAGGAGGTGGAAACCGATCTCTTTGGTGAACAGGTAGTTCTCTGTGGTGGCGTAACTGAACTCATAAAAGCAGGTTTTGAGACGCTAGTCGAAGCGGGATATCAGCCGGAGGTCGCTTACTTCGAATGCCTGAACGAACTCAAACTGATAGTAGATCTAATCTATGAACACGGCATAGAAGGTATGTGGAAAGCAGTAAGCAATACGGCAGAATACGGCGGAAGAACGAGGGGTCCGAGAATAATAGATTCTCATGTTCGGGAGACTATAATGAAGATTCTTAAAGATATCCAGAGCGGAGATTTCGCGAGAGAATGGGTGGAGGAAGCCAAAAAGGGAATCCCAACGCTCAAGCGCATGAGGGAAGAAGGAAAAGAGCATCTCATAGAGAAGGTGGGGAGAGAACTTCGCAAGTGGGCGGGAATAGAAAAGTAA
- the ilvD gene encoding dihydroxy-acid dehydratase, protein MKFRSKEVVEGLESLPRRALLKAVGVTDAEMEKPFVGIANSYTNVVPGHIHLREISRAVAEGVIAGGGIPFEFNTIAICDGIAMGTKGMCYSLPSRELIADSVETMVEAHRFDALICVASCDKIVPGMLMAIARLDIPAIMVTGGPMFPGKWQGQNLDVISAFEAVGAVKAGKMTQAEALEIEDRACPGCGSCAGLFTANTMACLTEALGMSLPGTATAHAADAKKIRLAKRAGLQVLKLLKMKLIPSKIMTRKAFENAITVDMALGGSTNTLLHLPAIANELGINLDLNIFDRISRRVPTICSIRPNGPHTMWDLEQAGGIPAVMKRLGKLICGSPLTVTGRTVAENLKYVKLVETDVIRPLGRPYMREGGIAVLYGSLAPAGSVVKFAGVPPQMRKHRGPAKVFDSEEDAVKAIYNGEVKNGDVVVIRYEGPKGGPGMREMLGPTSAISGMGIRAALVTDGRFSGGTRGLCIGHVSPEAAEGGPIAVVKDGDEILIDLPNRKIDLLIPRDELESRLKRLKPKPPKFKKGYLAFYSRIVSSAAEGAVRKIAKLSNKM, encoded by the coding sequence TTGAAGTTTAGGAGTAAAGAGGTTGTTGAGGGACTTGAAAGTCTGCCCAGAAGAGCACTTCTGAAAGCGGTTGGAGTAACCGATGCGGAGATGGAAAAACCTTTTGTCGGGATAGCGAATTCTTATACGAACGTAGTTCCCGGTCACATTCATCTTCGTGAGATTTCCCGCGCAGTCGCGGAAGGGGTAATTGCTGGTGGAGGAATTCCTTTCGAGTTCAACACAATTGCGATCTGCGATGGAATAGCGATGGGAACAAAAGGGATGTGTTATTCTCTTCCATCCCGGGAGCTTATTGCCGATAGCGTGGAGACGATGGTCGAAGCACATAGATTTGATGCTCTGATTTGTGTGGCAAGCTGTGACAAGATAGTTCCTGGAATGCTTATGGCAATCGCCAGACTAGACATCCCGGCGATAATGGTGACCGGGGGGCCAATGTTTCCAGGTAAGTGGCAGGGACAGAACCTAGACGTCATAAGCGCTTTCGAAGCTGTTGGTGCTGTGAAAGCTGGGAAAATGACGCAGGCGGAGGCTCTAGAAATCGAAGATAGGGCTTGTCCGGGGTGCGGCTCATGTGCCGGTCTCTTCACAGCCAACACAATGGCATGTCTCACAGAAGCGCTCGGCATGTCTCTGCCGGGAACCGCGACAGCCCACGCAGCAGACGCAAAGAAAATCAGACTAGCCAAGAGGGCTGGACTTCAGGTGTTGAAACTTCTTAAGATGAAACTCATCCCGAGCAAAATAATGACGCGCAAAGCCTTTGAGAACGCGATCACAGTGGATATGGCTTTAGGAGGTTCCACGAACACGCTGCTCCATCTTCCGGCAATCGCCAATGAACTCGGAATAAATTTGGATTTGAATATTTTCGATAGAATAAGTCGACGCGTTCCAACGATTTGCTCCATACGACCAAACGGTCCGCATACGATGTGGGATCTCGAACAAGCGGGTGGGATCCCAGCTGTTATGAAGCGTCTTGGTAAGCTGATCTGTGGAAGTCCTCTCACGGTAACCGGCCGAACAGTTGCTGAAAATCTTAAGTATGTCAAACTAGTTGAGACGGACGTCATAAGACCTCTCGGCAGACCATACATGAGAGAGGGGGGCATAGCGGTTCTTTACGGCTCACTTGCTCCGGCTGGTTCGGTTGTTAAATTTGCCGGCGTTCCACCCCAGATGCGCAAGCACAGAGGCCCGGCAAAAGTTTTTGACAGCGAAGAAGACGCAGTCAAGGCGATCTATAATGGTGAGGTAAAGAATGGCGACGTTGTGGTCATAAGGTATGAAGGGCCTAAGGGAGGACCTGGCATGAGGGAGATGTTGGGCCCGACTTCTGCGATCTCTGGCATGGGTATCCGGGCAGCTCTAGTAACAGATGGGAGATTTTCTGGGGGGACTAGAGGACTCTGCATTGGTCATGTCTCCCCAGAAGCAGCTGAAGGAGGACCGATTGCGGTGGTCAAAGATGGCGACGAGATTCTGATTGATCTTCCGAATAGAAAAATCGATTTGTTAATTCCGAGAGATGAGTTGGAGAGCAGACTTAAGAGGCTAAAGCCTAAACCACCAAAATTCAAGAAAGGATATCTTGCTTTTTACTCTCGCATAGTTTCTTCAGCAGCCGAGGGCGCAGTCAGGAAAATCGCCAAACTTTCTAACAAAATGTAA